In the genome of Triticum aestivum cultivar Chinese Spring unplaced genomic scaffold, IWGSC CS RefSeq v2.1 scaffold85096, whole genome shotgun sequence, one region contains:
- the LOC123174353 gene encoding F-box/kelch-repeat protein At1g57790-like — protein MHVETFDTAENEHDEHIFRFSKDGWVAMSDSSDIDDMYIINPFTGDIVEMAILDWEYNFMGLSWSSMDPESPDCIFFAVNSRQDGKAVGALTWRHGEAKWFERHLEYYEGDPFPVAYNNPVLFHDKFYCLGRKGNLGTFDPASDTWTILEKPNPIHVEMDLEGDHHEGREFCYLVELRGELVSVFMRNADQPPRVFKLNEEEMAWTKVQDIGGAALFVDFRVSYSVVSPEAGHGNRIYFPSYSEDGKQVAFYDMETKAYHPSFYGLKSPLQCVWVVPNLRPHTVSK, from the coding sequence ATGCATGTTGAAACATTTGACACGGCCGAAAACGAACACGACGAGCATATTTTCCGATTCTCGAAAGACGGATGGGTAGCCATGTCGGACAGCTCAGACATTGACGACATGTACATCATAAATCCCTTCACCGGGGACATCGTGGAAATGGCCATACTCGATTGGGAATACAACTTCATGGGCTTGTCGTGGTCCTCGATGGACCCAGAATCTCCGGACTGCATTTTCTTTGCCGTGAATAGCAGACAGGATGGCAAAGCGGTCGGCGCCCTTACATGGCGGCATGGCGAGGCCAAGTGGTTTGAACGACATCTCGAGTACTATGAAGGGGATCCATTCCCAGTGGCATACAACAACCCTGTCTTGTTCCACGACAAGTTCTATTGCCTCGGGAGAAAGGGCAACCTTGGCACATTTGACCCGGCAAGCGACACATGGACGATCTTGGAGAAGCCTAACCCGATTCATGTGGAGATGGACCTCGAAGGTGACCACCACGAGGGGAGAGAGTTTTGCTACCTGGTTGAGCTGCGAGGGGAGCTGGTCTCCGTGTTCATGCGTAACGCAgaccagccaccgcgggtgttCAAGCTCAACGAGGAGGAGATGGCCTGGACGAAGGTGCAAGACATCGGCGGCGCGGCCTTGTTTGTTGATTTCAGAGTGTCATACTCTGTGGTGTCACCAGAAGCTGGGCATGGCAATAGGATCTACTTCCCAAGTTATTCCGAGGATGGCAAACAAGTCGCGTTCTACGATATGGAGACCAAGGCATACCACCCATCCTTCTATGGTTTGAAGTCACCGTTGCAATGTGTGTGGGTTGTGCCTAATCTACGGCCACACACCGTATCAAAATAA